TGTACTTACTGAAAATATTACGCAAGTATTCAAATTTCTATATGAGCTATAATATTTTAGCTTTTTACGGTGTAGTAGTTGAAACTCAAATGCCAAACTCAAATCATatacaaatttgtataaatctttttattttagtttaattattttcttgtaattCTGATGTGAATCTATCAAATAAGTGAGAacattggttttttaaacaattcaaaattaaaatttattcccaCTGGTTAAAAACTCGGTAATTAATGACGCATATACTTATgcgttatatatttatattgttttgtcaAAAAAGTACCGGGaattaaatgaacaaacaaTTTTCACGTTAAGAGTGATCATGTGATCTCATGATATCGCtttaaaaatggtgaaatttttttgaaatggtgATTATTAGCAAAGATTTGCCAGAAATTTTTATCTCCAAAGATTCTTTGGCTCCTCGCTCTATGTCCCTCGTGTTTTTATcggtcgttttttttttataaaattaattcaaaacataatttctagcatatttagtttttattgtcaACACAAAGCGCTCATTTTAGCGATAGGAAGACTAAGGATAGAATTACTAAATGCAAATTCTCGGTACTTTTTTAACAGAGTGAATAAAGTAGCTTCTATGAAAAAAgcaattcaatataaaatcattttaactgttattcgaaaaacaaatcaatgcacgctgaataattaaaactttcaaatttaaaccaATGTTTATTACGTTTTTGATATATCCTGTGTTGATGAAATTAGCTCGTAATATCGATTATATAGTAATTTCAATGTTaatcatacattttaataaaactattcacAACTCGATTGCccgtaacatttaaaaaaagatctgATTACGGTGGACTCTTCGACAGGCAACTAGACAtaatgattttacaaatttgtgattttaccatattttttttaacagttagATATAAgttatctaattttttatattttattattcaactaataaataaatgttagtcGATATCACGAGCTAGCTgccttatttttatttctgatcaaggtttttttaaattttttttgtaactatagGCGAGCGAAAAACTCTCAGTAATCttcgtatacattttttttcctttcataaaatcaatttctaccgtttaaatatatttcaaaacgaCTCTTACCTTTTCAATATTTGCccagaaattgaaaaaagcaCATTTAAAGTCCAGTTAAAATCCGGTGCAAAACTGAgaagatttttttgataaatgaccCATTCATATTGAGAGTCTTGTGCTTTCAAACCTCTCTATTCAGGCGAAGAGCAATCCGCTTTATAAACAGTTCTGTCATTATTCTTACGATGTAGTTAGTCGTATATTGACTTACCtagataaaaaattgttttgtttcgaGAAAAgttagttaattcaaaaacattttggtaAATATATGCTGTTtggtaacaaaaataattatgtcgCTAACATTCCAATTCACACAAAATACATATATCAGATTGTGAAAAAATCCTCATTTGCTTCATTCTTTATTACCCCCATAGAAATCGTAGCTATTTTCGTCATCAGACGTGCTTTAGTTACACTATTTAATCGCCGGACGCGCAACGTTAATTCTATTATCGCCTATAcgttacaacaacaaaaagtttatattttcttaatctaaatatttatgtattttttaagataaaaagaacatattttataCTGTTGCCATAATttactataatatattatttatttttttaaattatcttaaaaaagaaaattaatatatttaacaaagaaaaaaaaatcagttttcaatCAGGTGTGGACCtagatatatttgaaatacaagattgcttcattatttattttagtttttggttCAAGCtgctagaaaaaatttaatattgaaaaaaaattgtgcatttTTGTTATTAGGTGGTGGGGTCTCATAAAATCTTGTACGTTTCAATTTATTTCCGAAACCACGCACTGATTAACTATCAGATTAAAATAAActcaatattttgattattaatagaGAAATATTACTGCTCTAAGCaacttaaagtttttttaagatGATTTTAGGCATGGTATGTTGTCTCTTACagtgttatcaaaatttttaaatattatgtaacttAAGCGAGCATTTGGCccttctaaaaattaaaatttcaagctTCGTGCTAGGATGATACGCGTCTAAACTACTAAGGggcgatttttttttctgctcaGATATCCAATCTGTTCTTAAGAccatttatcaaaataagaCCATATACTTCCCCTGGTTGTCAAAAGTGTGAAATTACTGAAAAACCTGGCATGGAGACACCCATAAATTAAGTTTTCACAATATAGAGAAAATCCATTTTACGAACTCTGTCAATTATGGcgaattacataatatttacgaATTGATaacattgttttcaaataatttcaatggtaacaaaattgtgtttttctttttatttaaaaatacaattttctgtaaataaattatctgttttcgcataagaaaaaaaacaaatgtagtttattaatatataagcataaataaaaatacaaaacggAAAGTGGGAATGAATTGAGGTAAATGCAGAAATTTGAGAGGCAGCAGCTCTTtagcaataattaaaaattgtacagggataataataataaaaaaaacaaaacaaaacggGAAAGTGttattaacttattatttacataataataatttttcaggaaaatacagtaatcatgttttttttataaatatgtttttctcttattttactttctcatatttatgttttattttctttgtttatgataaaattaataaaaaaacaaaaaactattaacttcaactttaattatattatttttataaaacattcttACATTCTCActtattatgataatatattaaacacaaatatacataaaaaatatacactaTTGGTCGTGGTTATACATTTAAGTTGATTTAACGCGCTTTTAAGCGGTCGATTCTCTGTGTCTGGTAACCGCACCCATATTCCACCTTGCATTTGTAAGTAGTCTTGGATTGAATTGATTCTGATTCAGGAATGagctattttttgtatttttactaaTTCACTAAGTTCATGTTTGCACTTAGCAAACCGTATATTTCCGTCAGGAAAAAAACATGACCTAATGATTTATGTGGTtgtaattttatacttaaaattcatttgatccatgtttgttattttttcaccAGGCAGAAATTATTAAATGGATTTAATTCTCACAGCTATATTTTTGCCATTGGTAGTGATCTTTATGATAACGGTGGTGATAACGTCCACGATATAAAAGGGATACTAAATATTTATGGAATTTTAACGAGAATTCAGCTccacgagtaaaaaaaaattaaaccatctGTTAGactcagctgattttttcattaaatgaaaagacaaaagatacctacttcattttacatttgaatgtgctgtatcaaattttttcccttagtcttttataattgcgaCAGTTTTcctaattttcttatataaattttgtacatataattttatgtacttGAGTTGcgatttactttttttgaagaattgcaCATTATACGCTACAACGACAGTGacccaaataaaataaaaacgattattttaatgttttatataaatcatcaacaaaatttttattgtcaaaaattGTTACTTTAACCTATCgtatatatgtatggtatacaACATGGTAAAcaacatttccgttaaatattatatatctgtGCTAGCTAGCTAACaactatagttcttttttctgTCGCTAGATAGtctttcttaattaaaaatctataaCATGGATGTTTGGTTTCTCaatgttttccttaaaatgtcagctaatttgcaataaatttaactaaatgaACTATGgatcgaaaatttttacatattttaatttacgaAAACGGTTAAAATTAAAAGGCTATTGCACTTCGAGCATGTAAATGAGTTGTTTTACTAGCTATTAAGAATGGGCTCTTTTAATTAACAATACTTGTCTCAAATACGCAGAATTTGTAAATGTATGGTAACAAATTCTAGGAATTTGGtacaaattttgtacaaaatttttcaagtcaTCATCTGCTGGGTATTATCGCATTGAATTTACTAGATCTTTTACTAGTCAATTCGTGAAATAGCTACAAGGTCCAACATACctaggtatataaaataattaaaaaatacttattatgtaagataatttaaaaaagaaggaaattttgcttatttaaaagtaacaaaTAACAATTAGTAACGACTTCAAGAAAGTTAGGTTCTATGTTTCAGCCGTGTGGTTATAAGAACTATTATTACAAAGAAACCTATATcagaatttttcatttcaactctaTTGTgtaactttacaaaaaatatagatCATAGATTAaatcaaattgatttaattgattattgatcatttcattattttgtttaatgcaaataaaacagtattaaaaaatcattattttgactaaaattgaaaacattggTTTATCGCATCTTTAAATACTAGCGTAATTAAACCAAATGCTTCCTTTcctatttaaagttttgtaaaatcTTTCGTCactacaaactttaaaaaatcattgtgaATATCCAAAGAATCACAGTaaggttctttttttttaatttttggtccAGTTTCCCAAAATTAGCATCATTGTAGTACCAATCTTAAGAAAAAGATCAAATTCTGGTCCTGTTTAAAAGCCAAAGTTAAATTTACTCAAGTAAATGGCCTCATTTACATTTTGCACAAGACCAGTGTTAATCAATGCAGACTTTTACATCAGCAATTCTCAACTTTGAATAgtggatttttattttgacgGAAAAGTAATAAACAACTTACCGTAGAATACCCGAAAAATCGTGGGTAGCTTTTCACGAAGCTATACTATTACATATTGTACTGTTTTTATTCACCACGTGCAAAGTATTTTATGTTACTTTCGAGAAAATCTCGTGCAATTCTGAATTGAAATGCTATATTTGATCCTATTAAGTACAATTTGTCCATTAATTCgtcggcctatcgatccttttgttTCGTACCGTAGGCACTTAATTTAcggtttttattcatttaagatCTAAAGATGAAAAATATACCTATTTTTCAGAGTGGGTccaaatatagttaaaaaataattaatacataaatttcGATAGTTGAGAATTGCTATTCTACATGACTCAAAACGTGCAAATTATATAATCATGAACAAATGcataacacaaaataaattacaaaaaattacttaaaaaataatgaatttcttataaaatacaaaactattCAACTATccttatgaataataattgaacCAGTTTTCAATATATGAATTCGTTTCAATGCTTCACATAAATGAAACTCCAACGTATACGGTAATCCTAACTGTTTAACATCCTCACACGACCGTATTAAATtatgttcaattaaatttaacataacagttaattttaaagatcttacaggtaataaaatatttaatgtaatacGTGCAATTGGTTCGTTTCGGGCACGCCGTGCTGCATTACCAGGACAtcgaaatattgatttattctcAATATTCATACGCTGTTTTAATATTGTATCAATTGCCATCCATACATGTGATCGGAATGTGTTCACGTCAACAAATTCATTTGGTTGTAATGTTCGTACATATTCTAGCTTTCCAGCAAAGTTTATCCAAATTAAATCAACAGATCGGTGTGTTAGATTACGAAATGTGTAGAATGTCTGTTGAGTATTCAGATGTGAACGAATAAcatgattattttgattattcatcTTTTACTTTTTGCACATTCCATTGATTTTATATGTTTACACaaatactgtttttattttttgacagttTAGTCAAATTAAAAGACACATGAAGGTGATTATTGGGTTTGTTATTGTGCTCACTGTCAACACAGTTCACAGTTGTATTGAGAGCCGATATCAGGGTGATTCATAGAGATATTATAGCAAGATGAATCAGATATGCTCACTGACTTTCCCTTAATTCCACACTGAGATTCctctaaattgaaaaaattccttaaatcagagttatataattaatattgtttatgtttttaagtaaacaaaatttagagTATATCACGACAGTATGAATATGTATTCGAATTCAGCAGCAatctacaactttttttaaaataatttttataccatgtatatatatgaaatatatcaaggtgtactaagtttagtcccaagtttttaacgcttaaaaatattgatgctttgaacaaaatggtatagttgttcataaaatcacctaattagttcattttcggctGTCTGCCTGGcgacacgatagctcaaaaaggaaaagagatatcaagctgaaatttttatagcgtgttcaggactaATAAAATTGAGAAgtataggtcaattgtgtcttgtaaaccgttagaagtaaaacaaaagtttgaatgtaaaaattgttccttgtaaaaaaataaacaacttttgtttgaaacatttttttgtaaacctgactgtttacccgtgagggcgcaaattaggttagaagtattgtatagtatatctatgtatacagATATGTTTGTacctattgtatatattttaatttatacgttacatatgtTATGATTATATGTGAtagtttgtttattactatatcCGCTGAGGAAGTGAGATGAaggatactcttattactttgtttgTAAGAGTGgcaatttttctttacttacatgacgtaaaaatacaaacgattgcttaattaacactgtctatacattttatttcaacaattaactcgatTTGAGTTTgttgactatagaggagttggttgggttttaaagttttaagcCCTTGAGTATGGTCGTAAACGATGTCCACCCgatattttctttgtaaaaagatattaattatataaatatagttaattaaataatgtggATGTACATAGTACTATACTGATTTCTTACCGTTCTACTTGCAGCTAAATCTATACTGTCGCGAGACGTCCAATAAAGAAAGTATTATGTGTATcaaactaaacatttttttattatcaaacatatttataatttactaatatacatttttaatatgtattttatacgtcaatttattcttttctatttaaatcaaagaaaaaatacCCTGAACAaatctcattaaaaatttatcctgTAGATTTTCCTACCAGGTCGTATAATATCCACTTTTAGAGAGAAATCACCCAATTTAATCACACTGGACGATACAGACTACATCGGTGTAGCGATATGCGTCAAGAACGAGTGCGTAAATTGTCAATTGCACGAAGTGAATTTTTTTCCGCTCGAGTGGGTAATAGACAATCTGTCTTAGACCACTAAGTACTTAATGGTCTAAGCAGCCTGTACAAACTATACCAAGCtacaaaaactatttgtttaataaaagcgGGATAATCTCTCTCTATAAGATTTTCCgtgcaatattaaaattatttatttgttcattgATTGTGTAATCAGCTATTTGTAACACGGAAAACAGTGCGGAAAGAAAAACTTAGGGATTGTGTTAATCAACGACAATTTGAGAACGAGTCAATACAAAAAGatgtaattttatcaaatttgaaaaatatgtccTTTTGCAATAAAATGACGTTATTTTATTAGTGCAATAATGACGCTATTTTATCGATCTCAATTATCAAGTTCTCAAAAAAGCCAGCAGCCATCTGAACGAACCTATTCTCTAAGTATGTTCGACTTGTCACGTACAAAAAGTCAATTGTCAAAAAGTGTTAATTGACTAAAGCCAATTGTCAAATGAAGCAACTTTGTTTATACcatagaaaaatatatcaaataagttgaaaaatactaaataacCATGGCTGTTTGTGTAGCCATAATTGGAAAAGATGTAAGAGTGATTAGCCATTAAATGacactcaatttaaaaatattcgttaattcctttctcaaaaatattttagaattcgccaaaatatttttccagtTTAAATCCAGatgatgaattaaattttcaatataaagtaTATTCCTCCTTAGAtgtaattgaagaaaaattaaaagatacaaAAGTGTTTGAGGATTACgaattatattttggacaattattttctacagaAACGCATAAAATGTATgcagttttttataattttttcataataatgcatctattaatattttattgtaattaatattttattaattgttgtaGCTTTGGTTACGTCACAAATACCAATATTAAACTTGTAATTGTTGTGGATTCAACAAATACAGCTTTACGGGATAATGAAGTTCGAGCggtaatatagtttttattatagacCTAATACAAAATAACTATAAACAAACTATTTATTGTATACTTTGGAGATTTACTTTGtggaatatttcaatttaatgaatttaattaaaaacaatactttATTGTATTCCACcagttatttatttgtattttattagctaataatattaataataaaataaaataaataaccgGTGGAATAaagcaaaatattgttttttattttgtaattataaatttattaaataaacataatatcaaatatatagggtggatcattttaatttattattgctaaCAGctctttttaataacttttgactaaaacatttttctgtagctaccgtgctttctttcgattaaatgtaaaaatatttttttttttttttttgaaagctaacgattttcgaaaaaatgtttaaaataaaaaattttagcattttatgaggatcaactttctaatttaaagtgttattccatCTTTTACCTTTTAGGaactaaattgactattaaagcaacccggaaaactaggtccaatctgatgtcagaacatgatgtctcccaccaaactttttgctatttttgtttgagttattttttgattgtttaactacaaaacgagctattagccataatagattaaaatggtccaaccTGTATAAGGTGCACCATTTTTATCTCCACAgctaaatttttcttcaataaaccGTTTAGGACAAAAATCACCCTATTTGTAGAGGATAGGTATCTTCCTCCTAATTCAACTCATGTTCGCAAATGAtacgatagaaaaaatgttgttattttttcacaaacagtttattgaagaaatatgtgttttacccTGTTTTAGACGTTATGTGGGATTTACCAGATCTCAACCTGGTTGAGCACATCAAGTGATCTTGATAAAGGCcgttttaaatctaaaattgttaGATATTACTTGCGCTATGTTTATATAGACCTCTTCTGCGTTAAAAATTACGTTATTCAGCTTCTACATGTATATCGTATTCAGTGGCGTAGCTGATAatgaggggggggggggggccgTATagtatcaaatatttgattaggGCCTTTTTCGCCATAGTGTTGCGGCAATTCAACgtcttaattgtttaaaatatcgataattaaaataacgaatatgtttctataaaatttttaaattaaaaataaagattagtgtaaaacaaaataccaaaaatctccaatttattaagtatagatttttatttaaaaaattacttttgaaataaatcttaatttcttaatttttcaattaattttattaaaagcctGATGCCTCTCTTTCTAACTAATGCATCAGCTTCAAATCATTGCTGCCGCAGATTTTGCAGTTTCTAAAACGTAGATCATATTTTATAGTCTAGACTACTTACGAGTATCGATTTTGGCTCTTAAAGCAATGCTTGACCTTTAGAccttcatattataaaatttgtacaatttttagtCTTGCGGCTACTAGGTCATAGCtataacatttcaaaattataagaaaacaaaaagatCAACTTATATGCAAAAAAGGTTATTAGAAATGggtgtttaatatttacaagttTTTCAATTGCGCTCTAATCTTTTGTTCTCTAATAATCGGTGCTTGCCTCTTTAATCATTGATACTATCAAGACTATCAATATGATAGCCTCCAATCCAATTGGTCAGTtccagatttaaaaaataaaacataaaataaaataaataaataaacttttttttttgcagatgtTTAGAAAATTACACACGTTATACGCAGATCACATTTGTAATCCATTCTACTTACCAGGAACCCCAATTGTATCAAAGTAAGTATTCATGAAAAACAAACGTACaagtttatctataaaaaaaagtttataaataactttttattttccagAACATTTGATGGAAAAGTCAAAAATATTATGACGGgaaatgcttaaaaaaaattatttatatatttaagtaaataaaatttttgttttatactttatgttccttttaattttacactttttaccCTCATATATAGCCCTTGTTTCGAGTGTACAAAGTTTTTCGTAACTTTTACATTCTCAAACCTTTGTTTTGTGAGTTTCTCGATTAAtattagtactttttttttaatatggagCGCAATATCTGTAAATATTAGAGAAAAAATGGAAAGGAAACAAACtgtagtaaattatattttctgcaACTctgcttattataaaatatttattatactaatattaatcgagaaattccaaaaattgaaaatgataattaacGCAGAATTTCGTCGGGGATATTCCAAGTATCCAAAAACTGCAAGGAAACTTTCTCCGTATATGATAGTTCCACGATATTCCATAAGTATAGGTATTAACATTTGCTTAatttacgatttaaaaattaatggattgtgttcgtaaatgaaaatattgtttacgTAAAAATTACAAGTTATTGAGTATTCCCTTTTTTAGAATGGCTCGGAGGttgacaaattatttaaaaaattccctTTAATTATTACCTATGTAGCCCACATTTTGCgagagttaaattttcaaaaattaacataaaaaaattatttattaataatttttttttttttttaatttaaaaatgaaagttataaattttcattaaacaaattatgacgatttaaaaacttgttaaaaaatttgatcagGCCTAATAAACAGATCAATTAAATTGACcttattttgtacataaaaatctaaatatgtaataaataaactgaTTTTAAGTATGTAGtacttttattgaatataaatttagaactatattattagaattttaaaacGAACTTAAGTATTCATGTTAAAACTGTTTATCattaatgtgataaaaaaattctttgtaaaaGTGTTGTTAAAGTgcgtcaaaatttatttatctaagtCAGGAAAATTGTAATAGTACCTCTACTATTTTAGTGCAGTTAAGGTAATTCGATTACGCAAAGTCATAATATATGAAAGCTTAACACATAGGCttgattatttcataattattcacGAATTTAGGCTTTTATTTGGGTACCCTTTATATAGAACGGcggaaattttttgtgtattttatttctaaaatcgaATGTTTTAAAGCTAGctctataaaaattgcatttaaaagtgtgaatttttgttagttttgtGTACTATGAAGTACCCCGCGTGCGGTTGATATGAAGTTTTTGAactcttaaaatttttcatgggGTACCAACTTGACTCATAAGGTAGCCGGATAATTTTCACGTTAAATTATAGCTTTCAATTTaccttttcatgaaaaaaataggTTGCCAGgccaaatttgttgaaaaagttAGGCAACCTTCTTACAtagtgtaaataaatttaacgatTCAGTTATTTGAGATATGATCgtctattacatttttaaacaagtgaaaacaaacaattgactgagttaattgttgaaataccatgtatagacagtgttgattactctgttacataccacatacatacatgtcacacatatataactgatattcccatataatacatactatacaattttcgatatcacgggtaaacagtgatctttacgaaaaaaatgttgtttatttttttataagaaacattttttaaatttaaactattgttctatctctaacggtttacaagatgggtcttatagacccaagacccaagtgacctatgttgctcatttacgaacttgacttttacgaacttttacgtcctcagcacgctataaaaatttcagcttgatatttcttttcgtttttgagtaatcgtgattacAGACGGACAggtagacgacagacagacaaccggaaatgggctaattacagggccggattaacaagtaggcagaataggcagttgcctggggcccccgattttagggggcccccgaaaaatgaaaaagacttctaaaattttcttacaaacataaatcACATCAGTGTTCATACTAAATTAACGCATGTAATACAGTTTAGATACGCTGCTATACAACAACCTCAATACAGTTTAGATACGCTGCTATACAGCAAACACAATACAGTTTAAATACGCTGCTATACGCCAAACACAATACAGTTTAAATACGCTGTTATACGCCAAACACACTTCAGTTTAAATACGCTGCTTTTCGCCCAAACACAATACAGTTCAGACGCGCTGCTATACCACATACACAGTAACACTTCTTACTCACAACTTCCCGCAGCCTGCTTGTCCACAACCTTCGTCAACAACACTCGCACTCACTGACTCCCCGCAGCCTGCTTGTCCACAACCTTCGTCAACAACACTCGCACTCACTGAGATACCTTCATACAATTACATAGTGTAAAGTGAATAAGTGAATAAAATATCCTTGTTATTATCACGTAAAAGTCCGCGTTTTTTTCTTTACCGTAGTGAGACCATCATTTTTCGGGAGTGATAGTTTAAGTGCAATACACTAGTAAATACTCAAACTATCGTTAGCGTCTAAAGttgttattatgtaaaaaaatgtctCGTTCATATTTAAGCGGCGCGCAAAAAAGAAAGGTTGCCGAAGAAAAACGATCACGAACAAGTGCAGTGTTAGAAAAAGTTCCAAAACTCGACAATTATTTTCATCGGAAcgtttttttttgaacaaaagacTAGTTGTGTCCTCTTATTAATTGATGAATTTGCCGAAAACAAATGTAGAAAACGACATGTT
This genomic interval from Chrysoperla carnea chromosome 1, inChrCarn1.1, whole genome shotgun sequence contains the following:
- the LOC123290902 gene encoding trafficking protein particle complex subunit 2-like protein — translated: MAVCVAIIGKDNSPKYFSSLNPDDELNFQYKVYSSLDVIEEKLKDTKVFEDYELYFGQLFSTETHKIFGYVTNTNIKLVIVVDSTNTALRDNEVRAMFRKLHTLYADHICNPFYLPGTPIVSKTFDGKVKNIMTGNA